Proteins encoded within one genomic window of Hyalangium minutum:
- a CDS encoding Uma2 family endonuclease, with product MPARPVPLLDDTSPALGAFPSNLVAEILGGELVDSPRPRVLQTLAASAILGELLGPYVRGQGGPGGWLLLFGPELHLVGGEVVVPDLAGWRRERLPEAPDVTVMTLTPDWVCEVLSPETVALDRGVKMLAYAHAGVEHVWLVDPDLQSLEVYRHEDGAWSLLGVHEGAQRVKAEPFGGMELELSLLWQR from the coding sequence ATGCCCGCTCGCCCTGTTCCGCTGCTGGATGACACCTCCCCTGCCCTGGGAGCGTTTCCCTCCAACCTGGTGGCGGAGATTCTCGGAGGGGAACTGGTCGACAGCCCTCGGCCCCGCGTGCTGCAGACGCTGGCGGCCTCGGCCATCTTGGGGGAACTGCTCGGGCCCTATGTGAGGGGGCAGGGAGGGCCCGGGGGCTGGCTGCTGCTGTTCGGGCCGGAGCTTCACCTCGTGGGGGGCGAGGTGGTGGTGCCCGACCTGGCGGGTTGGCGCCGCGAGCGGCTGCCCGAGGCGCCGGACGTGACGGTGATGACGCTGACTCCGGACTGGGTCTGTGAGGTGCTCTCACCCGAGACGGTGGCGCTCGATCGAGGCGTGAAGATGCTGGCCTACGCGCACGCGGGTGTGGAGCACGTGTGGCTGGTCGACCCGGATCTGCAGTCGCTGGAGGTCTACCGCCACGAGGACGGCGCCTGGTCGCTGCTCGGCGTGCATGAAGGGGCCCAACGTGTGAAGGCCGAGCCCTTCGGCGGGATGGAGCTGGAGCTGAGCCTGCTCTGGCAGCGCTAG
- a CDS encoding PspC domain-containing protein: MDTTKRCVACAMELRDEATKCPHCHAFQPGAVMHRGGEGRRLLGVCLALGRQLGIDVALVRVAFVIALVVTGGATLAVYFLLWAFTPPSAIGKAPIQRVADWLTGPSEGTSEPRVERRV; this comes from the coding sequence ATGGACACCACGAAGCGCTGTGTTGCCTGCGCGATGGAGCTGAGGGACGAAGCGACGAAGTGCCCTCACTGCCACGCGTTCCAGCCGGGCGCGGTGATGCACCGGGGTGGTGAGGGTCGGCGGCTGCTGGGCGTGTGCCTGGCGCTCGGCCGTCAACTCGGGATCGACGTGGCGTTGGTGCGTGTGGCGTTCGTCATCGCCCTGGTAGTTACAGGCGGCGCAACGCTGGCGGTGTACTTCCTGCTGTGGGCCTTCACTCCTCCGTCGGCCATCGGCAAGGCTCCCATCCAGCGGGTGGCGGACTGGCTGACGGGCCCCTCCGAGGGCACGAGTGAGCCCCGGGTCGAACGCCGGGTCTGA
- a CDS encoding DUF2378 family protein, whose product MKHSAVEGLLRGFGVLTGSAEMTEVLELLGAKGGLPSEIPVDRYISLIEWLARRHFGTQPLKEGIRSVGMRMLHGYRQTLLGNIQLKALNLMGPERLMRKMGDFIGRNSNFGERTAQEVAPRHWKLFFNGVPIAPEFYQGLAEAAFDAMGIRKVRMTFQRKSPEDTEFDVRWE is encoded by the coding sequence TTGAAGCACAGCGCCGTCGAGGGCCTGTTACGAGGCTTCGGCGTGCTGACCGGCTCCGCGGAGATGACCGAGGTGCTCGAGCTGCTGGGCGCCAAGGGAGGGCTCCCCTCCGAGATACCCGTGGACCGCTACATCTCCCTGATCGAGTGGTTGGCGCGCCGCCACTTCGGCACGCAACCTCTCAAGGAGGGCATCCGCAGCGTGGGGATGCGCATGCTCCACGGCTACCGGCAGACGCTGCTGGGGAACATCCAGCTCAAGGCGCTGAACCTGATGGGCCCGGAGCGGCTGATGCGCAAGATGGGAGATTTCATCGGGCGCAACAGCAACTTCGGCGAGCGCACCGCCCAGGAGGTGGCGCCTCGCCACTGGAAGCTGTTCTTCAACGGAGTGCCCATCGCGCCCGAGTTCTACCAAGGGCTCGCCGAGGCGGCCTTTGACGCGATGGGCATCCGGAAGGTGCGCATGACCTTCCAGCGCAAGAGCCCCGAGGACACGGAGTTTGATGTCCGCTGGGAATAG
- the aceB gene encoding malate synthase A: MVLRGIWSPDYASVLTPEALAFVAKLTRTFGARREALLARRQERQAAFSRGQRPDFLPETKALREGDWKVAPVPQELLDRRVEITGPVERKMIINALNSGANVFMADFEDANSPTWDNVVRGQINLMDAVRREISFDAGNGKHYELHEKTAVLFVRPRGWHLPERHLEVDGKPVPGAFFDFGLFFFHNAQEQLARGTGPYFYLPKMESHLEARLWNDVFLLAQSELGIPRGTIKATVLIETLPAAFEMHEILHELREHSAGLNCGRWDYIFSYIKKLQADPSFLLPDRKQVTMDKSFLDAYSRLLIQTCHRRGVHAMGGMAAFIPIKSDPAANEAALGQVRADKLREVKNGHDGTWVAHPGLVPVARAVFDAHMKGPNQLGNLRTDVKVGQAELLSVPQGTRTEEGLRHNILVGVQYMAAWLEGLGCVPLYNLMEDAATAEISRAQVWQWIHHGATLEDGRHVTVELFRQVLAEEIARLQSEGAPERFGVERFSQACELFARLSTTPTFEEFLTLPAYEALNPQY, from the coding sequence ATGGTGCTGCGAGGTATCTGGTCCCCGGACTACGCGTCCGTGCTCACTCCCGAAGCGCTCGCGTTCGTCGCGAAGCTGACCCGGACGTTCGGGGCCCGCCGCGAAGCACTGCTGGCCCGCCGCCAGGAGCGTCAGGCGGCCTTCAGCCGGGGCCAGCGCCCCGACTTCCTCCCGGAGACGAAGGCCCTCCGCGAGGGGGATTGGAAGGTGGCTCCGGTTCCCCAGGAGCTGCTCGACCGCCGCGTGGAGATCACCGGCCCGGTGGAGCGGAAGATGATCATCAACGCGCTCAACTCGGGCGCCAACGTCTTCATGGCGGACTTCGAGGACGCCAACAGCCCCACCTGGGACAACGTGGTGCGTGGGCAGATCAACCTGATGGACGCCGTCCGCCGGGAGATCTCCTTCGATGCCGGGAATGGCAAGCACTACGAACTCCACGAGAAGACGGCGGTGCTCTTCGTCCGGCCTCGAGGCTGGCACCTGCCCGAGCGCCACCTCGAGGTGGACGGCAAGCCCGTACCGGGCGCCTTCTTCGACTTCGGCCTCTTCTTCTTCCACAACGCCCAGGAGCAGCTGGCCCGCGGAACTGGCCCCTACTTCTATCTGCCGAAGATGGAGAGCCACCTGGAGGCCCGGCTGTGGAACGACGTGTTCCTCCTGGCCCAGAGCGAGCTGGGGATTCCTCGCGGCACCATCAAGGCCACTGTGCTCATCGAGACGCTGCCCGCGGCGTTCGAGATGCACGAGATCCTCCATGAGCTGCGCGAGCACTCGGCTGGCCTGAACTGCGGCCGCTGGGACTACATCTTCAGCTACATCAAGAAGCTCCAGGCGGATCCGTCCTTCCTGCTGCCTGACCGCAAGCAGGTGACGATGGACAAGTCGTTCCTGGATGCCTACTCGCGGCTGCTCATCCAGACGTGCCACCGGCGCGGCGTTCACGCCATGGGCGGCATGGCGGCCTTCATCCCCATCAAGAGCGATCCGGCCGCCAATGAGGCCGCGCTTGGCCAGGTGCGCGCCGACAAACTGCGCGAGGTGAAGAACGGCCACGACGGCACCTGGGTGGCCCACCCGGGCCTGGTGCCCGTGGCACGTGCCGTGTTCGACGCGCACATGAAGGGCCCCAACCAGCTCGGCAACCTGCGCACGGATGTAAAGGTCGGGCAGGCGGAGCTGCTCTCCGTGCCCCAGGGCACGCGCACCGAGGAGGGCCTGCGCCACAACATCCTCGTGGGCGTGCAGTACATGGCCGCCTGGCTCGAGGGACTGGGCTGCGTGCCGCTCTACAACCTGATGGAGGACGCGGCCACCGCGGAGATCTCCCGCGCTCAGGTGTGGCAGTGGATCCACCACGGCGCCACCCTGGAGGACGGGCGGCACGTCACCGTGGAGCTGTTCCGCCAGGTGCTCGCCGAGGAGATCGCCCGGCTGCAGTCAGAGGGCGCTCCGGAGCGCTTCGGCGTCGAGCGTTTCTCCCAGGCCTGCGAGCTCTTCGCTCGCCTGTCCACCACGCCCACCTTCGAAGAGTTCCTGACGCTTCCGGCCTACGAGGCCCTGAACCCGCAGTACTGA
- the clpP gene encoding ATP-dependent Clp endopeptidase proteolytic subunit ClpP, translating to MNIPFVIETTHRGERAYDLYSRLLKDRIIILGTPINDEVANVIVAQMLFLESEDPDKGINLYINSPGGVVTAGLAIYDTMQYVKCPVSTICIGQAASAASLLLLAGTKGKRYALPNARIMIHQPLGGAQGQATDIDIQAKEILRLKAYINGLMVKHTGHTIERIEKDTERDYFMSAEDARQYGIIDEVVVKQGVPVPNKA from the coding sequence ATGAACATCCCCTTCGTCATCGAGACTACGCACCGCGGCGAGCGGGCGTATGACCTCTACAGCCGGCTCCTGAAGGACCGGATCATCATCCTGGGTACGCCGATCAACGATGAGGTGGCCAACGTCATCGTGGCGCAGATGCTGTTCCTGGAGTCTGAGGACCCGGACAAGGGCATCAACCTGTACATCAACTCGCCGGGCGGGGTGGTGACAGCGGGCCTGGCCATCTATGACACGATGCAGTACGTGAAGTGCCCGGTGTCGACGATCTGTATTGGGCAGGCGGCGTCGGCGGCGTCGCTGCTGCTGCTGGCGGGCACGAAGGGCAAGCGCTACGCGCTGCCGAACGCGCGCATCATGATTCACCAGCCGCTCGGCGGGGCGCAGGGCCAGGCGACGGACATCGACATCCAGGCGAAGGAGATCCTGCGCCTGAAGGCCTACATCAATGGGCTGATGGTGAAGCACACGGGCCACACCATCGAGCGCATCGAGAAGGATACGGAGCGCGACTACTTCATGAGCGCCGAGGATGCCCGGCAGTACGGCATCATCGACGAGGTGGTGGTGAAGCAGGGCGTGCCGGTGCCGAACAAGGCATAA
- a CDS encoding TIGR04013 family B12-binding domain/radical SAM domain-containing protein, with protein MAAPTPVPPVMTSGSQEKVALVLSYQYPGKYAFTVLAGAIESDPGLADVPIHYPRDRETLLATLLQCADEGYTVVGAWSFYSASFGAAVAELAWVHERLEGREVLCIAGGVHATAETEQTLRAGFDLVAVGEGEHLLRELLHRLKRGEDPKGTRGMARLEGGRVVQNGRGEGVVDLDAFPPFAAKHEKYGAIEITRGCIYACRFCQTPFMSKARFRHRSVRNVAEWARVLRQSGRRDIRFITPTSLSYGTADESVNLAAVEELLAALRESMGPDGRIFFGTFPSEVRPEHVTPESLALLKRYVDNDNLIIGGQSGSNRILQSSHRGHDTEAVVRAVRIAVEEGFLPNVDFILGMPGEEREDVDATLQLMEQLSELGARVHGHTFMPLPGTPYRDAPAGRVDEETQRRLDRLASQGRLYGHWKQQATLAEQIVQRRQPRARGRA; from the coding sequence ATGGCAGCTCCCACCCCCGTGCCCCCCGTCATGACGAGCGGTTCGCAAGAAAAGGTCGCACTCGTCCTGAGCTACCAGTACCCGGGCAAGTACGCCTTCACGGTGCTGGCGGGAGCCATCGAGTCCGATCCGGGGCTCGCGGACGTGCCCATCCACTACCCCCGGGATCGCGAGACGCTGCTGGCCACGCTGCTTCAGTGCGCGGACGAGGGCTACACGGTGGTGGGGGCATGGTCGTTCTACTCGGCGAGCTTCGGCGCGGCGGTGGCGGAGCTGGCGTGGGTGCACGAGCGGCTCGAAGGGCGGGAGGTGCTCTGTATCGCGGGCGGGGTGCACGCCACGGCGGAGACGGAGCAGACGCTGCGGGCGGGCTTCGATCTGGTGGCGGTGGGCGAGGGCGAGCACCTGCTGCGCGAGCTGCTGCACCGGCTGAAGCGCGGCGAGGATCCAAAGGGAACGCGAGGCATGGCGCGGCTGGAGGGCGGCCGTGTGGTGCAGAACGGGCGCGGAGAGGGCGTGGTGGACCTGGACGCCTTCCCGCCGTTCGCGGCGAAGCATGAGAAGTACGGAGCGATCGAGATCACCCGGGGCTGTATCTACGCGTGCCGGTTCTGCCAGACGCCGTTCATGAGCAAGGCGCGCTTCCGGCACCGGAGCGTGCGCAACGTGGCCGAGTGGGCGCGGGTGCTGCGGCAATCGGGGCGGAGGGACATCCGCTTCATCACGCCTACGTCGTTGTCCTACGGTACGGCGGACGAGTCCGTGAACTTGGCGGCGGTGGAGGAGTTGCTGGCGGCGCTCCGGGAGTCGATGGGGCCGGACGGGCGGATCTTCTTCGGCACGTTCCCCTCGGAGGTGCGGCCGGAGCACGTGACGCCGGAGTCGCTGGCGCTGCTGAAGCGGTACGTGGACAACGACAACCTGATCATCGGTGGGCAGTCAGGCTCCAACCGGATCCTCCAGAGCAGCCACCGCGGGCATGACACGGAGGCGGTGGTACGGGCGGTGCGCATCGCGGTGGAGGAGGGCTTCCTGCCGAATGTGGACTTCATCCTGGGGATGCCGGGCGAGGAGCGGGAGGATGTGGACGCCACGCTCCAGCTGATGGAGCAGCTGTCGGAGCTGGGAGCGCGGGTCCACGGGCACACGTTCATGCCGCTGCCGGGGACTCCGTACCGGGATGCACCGGCAGGCCGGGTGGACGAAGAGACGCAGCGTCGGCTGGACCGGCTGGCCTCTCAGGGCCGGCTGTACGGGCACTGGAAGCAGCAGGCGACGCTGGCGGAGCAGATTGTCCAGCGAAGACAGCCACGCGCGCGCGGCCGCGCTTGA
- a CDS encoding phospholipase D-like domain-containing protein: MDTSEIDAILTATLADRQLTRSERKALQAVLDDRRASEAVLALFRSRAFALARESVTDPRAREVISWLEEAIQALLPTRRVPEASRTEAHFSPGDGPLRAIVKLIEEARGSIDVCVFTVTDDRLARALVNAHQRGIRVRVLSDDDKALDPGSDLQRLRDAGIPVRLDHAPSHMHHKFAVFDRLRLLTGSYNWTRSAADVNHENVLVSDDPRLVQPFCRAFDDLWATLE, from the coding sequence ATGGACACCTCCGAGATCGACGCCATCCTCACGGCCACCCTGGCGGACCGCCAGCTCACCCGCTCGGAGCGCAAGGCTCTCCAGGCCGTCCTCGATGACAGGCGGGCAAGCGAGGCCGTGCTCGCCCTGTTCCGCTCCCGCGCCTTTGCCCTCGCCCGGGAGTCCGTCACCGACCCACGCGCTCGGGAAGTCATCTCCTGGCTCGAAGAGGCCATCCAGGCCCTGCTCCCCACCCGCCGAGTCCCCGAGGCCTCTCGCACCGAGGCCCACTTCTCCCCTGGCGACGGACCCCTGCGCGCCATCGTCAAGCTCATCGAGGAGGCCCGGGGCTCCATCGATGTGTGTGTCTTCACCGTGACAGATGACCGCCTGGCCCGAGCCCTGGTGAACGCCCACCAGCGCGGCATCCGGGTCCGGGTGCTGAGCGACGACGACAAGGCGCTCGACCCGGGCTCGGACCTCCAGCGCCTGCGCGACGCGGGCATCCCCGTCCGCCTGGACCACGCTCCATCCCACATGCACCACAAGTTCGCCGTCTTCGACCGGCTGCGCCTGCTCACCGGCAGCTACAACTGGACCCGCTCCGCCGCCGATGTGAACCACGAGAACGTACTGGTGTCGGATGACCCGCGCCTCGTCCAGCCCTTCTGCCGCGCCTTCGATGACCTCTGGGCCACGCTGGAGTAA
- a CDS encoding WGR domain-containing protein gives MADQLTYLELSEDGGSSHKFYEVKVEGKKLSIRFGRIGDSGQLKVTDFPSADKALAEAQKKIAEKTKKGYAPAVMGARKKRSITRREITSGSSTAKQSPILWKFGTGERAFGIFVDDARCWVGNESGNIYSLSHDGKVLNQFRLPDGVKCIVADDRWLYAGCDDGNVYDLSGKVPRKAYEIAEDVDIFWLDIKDAVLGVSDANGKLTAINHEDESVWSRQSKGTHAWMVRCDEVGMYHGHAKGVTMYDWEDGSEIWSKPTQGHVMFGWQEESSIYACTNTGYVHRFSKKGDVGPVMKCDAAVFSCAAVEDGKYVFAGDNMSSIYCFNDKGERLWKLSTGCGSAFSMQFFKDRLYLVTTDGSLACIDASEAAIQAAQKGSVPKPVTVKAPKPLAAAQVGTVETTRSAGSGVIVECYEDGGHVRVRVTSSGYNKNWHVQFPKDIREAGSRFVVEGVRESARGGFYRAYGDIKKLVS, from the coding sequence ATGGCTGATCAGCTGACGTACCTGGAGCTTTCGGAAGACGGCGGTAGCTCGCACAAGTTCTACGAAGTCAAAGTGGAAGGAAAGAAGCTCTCCATCCGCTTCGGCCGCATCGGGGACTCCGGTCAGCTCAAGGTCACCGACTTCCCCAGCGCCGACAAGGCCCTCGCCGAAGCCCAGAAGAAGATCGCCGAGAAGACCAAGAAGGGCTACGCCCCCGCCGTCATGGGCGCCCGCAAGAAGCGCTCCATCACCCGCCGCGAGATCACCAGCGGTAGCTCTACCGCCAAGCAGTCTCCCATCCTCTGGAAGTTTGGCACCGGCGAGCGCGCCTTCGGCATCTTCGTCGACGACGCCCGCTGCTGGGTCGGTAACGAGAGCGGCAACATCTACTCGCTCAGCCACGACGGCAAGGTCCTCAACCAGTTCCGTCTCCCCGACGGCGTCAAGTGCATCGTCGCCGATGACCGCTGGCTGTACGCCGGCTGCGATGACGGCAACGTGTACGATCTCAGTGGCAAGGTGCCTCGCAAGGCCTACGAGATCGCCGAAGACGTCGACATCTTCTGGCTCGACATCAAGGATGCCGTGCTCGGCGTCTCCGACGCCAACGGCAAGCTCACCGCCATCAACCACGAGGATGAGTCCGTCTGGTCCCGCCAGAGCAAGGGAACCCACGCGTGGATGGTCCGCTGCGATGAGGTCGGCATGTACCACGGCCACGCCAAGGGCGTGACCATGTACGACTGGGAGGACGGCAGCGAGATCTGGTCCAAGCCTACTCAGGGCCACGTCATGTTCGGCTGGCAGGAGGAATCCTCCATCTACGCCTGCACCAACACCGGCTATGTCCACCGCTTCTCCAAGAAGGGGGACGTGGGGCCTGTCATGAAGTGTGACGCGGCCGTGTTCTCGTGCGCCGCCGTGGAGGATGGGAAGTACGTCTTCGCGGGCGACAACATGTCCAGCATCTACTGCTTCAATGACAAGGGCGAGCGCCTGTGGAAGCTGTCCACCGGCTGCGGCTCCGCCTTCTCCATGCAGTTCTTCAAGGACCGGCTCTACCTCGTCACCACCGACGGCTCCCTGGCCTGCATCGATGCCAGCGAGGCCGCCATCCAGGCCGCCCAGAAGGGCTCTGTTCCCAAGCCCGTCACCGTCAAGGCTCCCAAGCCGCTCGCCGCCGCTCAGGTCGGCACGGTGGAAACCACCCGCAGCGCGGGCTCGGGCGTCATCGTCGAGTGCTACGAGGACGGTGGCCACGTGCGCGTGCGTGTCACCTCCTCGGGGTACAACAAGAACTGGCACGTGCAGTTCCCCAAGGACATCCGCGAGGCGGGCTCCCGCTTCGTCGTCGAGGGCGTGCGTGAGTCCGCGCGCGGCGGTTTCTACCGCGCCTACGGTGACATCAAGAAGCTGGTGAGCTGA
- the fumC gene encoding class II fumarate hydratase: protein MSTKNVRIEKDTFGPIEVPADHLWGAQTQRSRQNFAISTERMPPALIRALVLVKKAAALVNMENGTLDKQKGEAIVKAADEVLAGQHDDEFPLLVWQTGSGTQTNMNCNEVLANRASEVLGGERGEGRRVHPNDDVNKGQSSNDVFPTAMSVAAAQAVVGNVLPELKELRDVLAAKSAAFRDIVKVGRTHLQDATPLTLGQEFSGYVAQLDHARGHLERTLPHLYELALGGTAVGTGLNAPKGYAERVAQEIARLTGLPFVTAPNKFEALAANDALVQAHGALKGLAAVLFKIANDVRWLASGPRSGIGELTIPENEPGSSIMPGKVNPTQSEAMTMLCAQVMGNDVAISVGGASGNFELNVFKPLIVHNFLQSCRLLADGMRSFRLHCAVGIEPNLPRLKENLERSLMLVTALNPHIGYDNAAKIAKKAHKEGKTLKEVAVELGLLTAEQFDQWVRPEKMIGNL from the coding sequence GTGAGCACGAAGAACGTTCGCATCGAGAAAGACACCTTCGGTCCCATTGAAGTGCCCGCTGATCACCTCTGGGGCGCGCAGACGCAGCGCAGCCGTCAGAACTTCGCCATCTCCACCGAGCGCATGCCGCCCGCGCTCATCCGTGCGCTGGTGCTGGTGAAGAAGGCTGCGGCGCTGGTGAACATGGAGAACGGCACGCTCGACAAGCAGAAGGGCGAGGCCATCGTGAAGGCGGCGGACGAGGTGCTCGCGGGCCAGCACGATGACGAGTTCCCTTTGCTGGTGTGGCAGACGGGGAGCGGCACGCAGACGAACATGAACTGCAACGAGGTGCTGGCGAACCGCGCCTCGGAGGTGCTCGGCGGCGAGCGCGGCGAGGGCCGCCGGGTGCACCCGAACGACGACGTGAACAAGGGGCAGAGCTCCAACGACGTGTTCCCCACGGCGATGAGCGTGGCGGCGGCGCAGGCGGTGGTGGGCAACGTGCTGCCGGAGCTGAAGGAGCTGCGGGACGTGCTGGCCGCCAAGTCAGCGGCCTTCCGGGACATCGTGAAGGTGGGCCGCACGCACCTGCAGGATGCCACGCCGCTGACGCTGGGCCAGGAGTTCAGCGGGTACGTGGCGCAGCTGGACCACGCGCGAGGGCACCTCGAGCGCACGCTGCCGCACCTGTACGAGCTGGCGCTGGGAGGCACGGCGGTGGGCACGGGGCTCAACGCGCCCAAGGGCTACGCCGAGCGAGTGGCGCAGGAGATCGCCCGGCTGACGGGGCTCCCGTTCGTGACGGCGCCGAACAAGTTCGAGGCGCTGGCCGCCAATGACGCGCTGGTGCAGGCGCATGGGGCGCTCAAGGGGCTGGCGGCGGTGCTGTTCAAGATTGCCAACGACGTGCGGTGGCTGGCATCCGGGCCGCGCTCGGGCATCGGCGAGCTGACGATTCCGGAGAACGAGCCGGGCAGCTCCATCATGCCGGGCAAGGTGAACCCGACGCAGTCCGAGGCGATGACGATGCTGTGCGCTCAGGTGATGGGGAACGACGTGGCCATCAGCGTGGGCGGGGCCTCGGGGAACTTCGAGCTGAACGTCTTCAAGCCGCTCATCGTCCACAACTTCCTGCAGAGCTGCAGGCTGCTGGCGGACGGGATGCGCAGCTTCCGGCTGCACTGCGCGGTGGGCATCGAGCCGAACCTGCCGAGGCTGAAGGAGAACCTGGAGCGCTCGCTGATGCTGGTGACGGCGCTCAACCCGCACATCGGCTACGACAACGCGGCGAAGATCGCCAAGAAGGCGCACAAGGAAGGGAAGACGCTCAAGGAGGTGGCCGTGGAACTGGGGCTGCTCACAGCCGAGCAGTTCGACCAGTGGGTGCGCCCCGAGAAGATGATCGGCAACCTCTAG
- the aceA gene encoding isocitrate lyase, whose translation MYDATAAATPDSSPHAKLHARRFEGIVRGYTEKDVEKLRGSIRISYTLAEMGARRLWELLNTEDYINALGALTGNQAVQMVRAGLKAIYLSGWQVAADANSAGQMYPDQSLYPVDSVPTVVRRINASLRRADQIEHAEGKESRYWFAPIIADAEAGFGGPLNAFELMKSMIEAGAAGVHFEDQLASEKKCGHMGGKVLVPTNQFIRTLTAARLAADVMGVPTLLVARTDADSAKLLMSDADEYDHAFIDKKAGRSAEGFFRLKGGLECAIARGLAYAPYADLVWCETSTPDLKQAKQFAEGIHAKFPGKMLAYNCSPSFNWKKNLDDATIAKFQRELGAMGYKFQFVTLAGFHALNFAMYELARTYKDQGMAAYSALQQREFAAEKDGYTATRHQREVGTGYFDQVAEVISGGCSSTLALTDSTEKHQF comes from the coding sequence ATGTACGACGCTACCGCTGCTGCTACCCCTGACTCTTCCCCGCACGCCAAGCTCCATGCCCGGCGCTTCGAAGGAATCGTCCGCGGCTACACCGAGAAGGACGTGGAGAAGCTGCGGGGCTCCATCCGCATCAGCTACACGCTGGCGGAGATGGGCGCCCGGCGCCTGTGGGAGCTGCTGAACACGGAGGACTACATCAACGCGCTGGGCGCCCTCACCGGCAACCAGGCCGTGCAGATGGTGCGCGCGGGCCTCAAGGCCATCTACCTGTCCGGCTGGCAGGTGGCGGCTGACGCCAACAGCGCCGGGCAGATGTACCCGGATCAGAGCCTCTACCCGGTGGACAGCGTCCCCACGGTGGTGCGCCGCATCAACGCCTCGCTGCGCCGCGCCGATCAGATCGAGCACGCCGAGGGCAAGGAGAGCCGCTACTGGTTCGCGCCCATCATCGCCGACGCCGAGGCAGGCTTTGGCGGGCCGCTCAACGCCTTCGAGCTGATGAAGTCGATGATCGAGGCGGGCGCCGCGGGCGTGCACTTCGAGGATCAGCTGGCCAGCGAGAAGAAGTGCGGCCACATGGGCGGCAAGGTGCTGGTGCCCACCAACCAGTTCATCCGCACGCTGACGGCGGCCCGTCTGGCGGCGGACGTGATGGGCGTGCCCACGCTGCTGGTGGCGCGCACGGACGCGGACAGCGCCAAGCTGCTGATGAGCGACGCGGATGAGTACGACCACGCGTTCATCGACAAGAAGGCGGGGCGCTCGGCGGAGGGCTTCTTCCGGCTCAAGGGCGGCCTGGAGTGCGCCATTGCCCGCGGCCTGGCCTACGCGCCGTACGCGGATCTGGTGTGGTGCGAGACGAGCACCCCGGACCTGAAGCAGGCCAAGCAGTTCGCCGAGGGCATCCACGCGAAGTTCCCGGGCAAGATGCTGGCGTACAACTGCTCGCCGTCGTTCAACTGGAAGAAGAACCTGGACGACGCGACGATCGCCAAGTTCCAGCGCGAGCTGGGTGCCATGGGCTACAAGTTCCAGTTCGTCACGCTGGCCGGCTTCCACGCGCTCAACTTCGCCATGTACGAGCTGGCGCGGACGTACAAGGACCAGGGCATGGCCGCGTACTCGGCGCTGCAGCAGCGCGAGTTCGCCGCGGAGAAGGACGGCTACACCGCCACGCGCCACCAGCGTGAGGTGGGCACCGGCTACTTCGACCAGGTGGCCGAGGTCATCTCCGGCGGCTGCTCCAGCACCCTCGCGCTGACCGACTCCACCGAGAAGCACCAGTTCTAA